From the genome of Populus trichocarpa isolate Nisqually-1 chromosome 15, P.trichocarpa_v4.1, whole genome shotgun sequence, one region includes:
- the LOC7462523 gene encoding calcium-dependent protein kinase 30: protein MGNCNTCVRPDTTTEDTNEHQTRNKKSKNHKKSNPYSEDYPHHQTTTNNRSSPAPIRVLKDSSVSLSHRPRISDKYILGRELGRGEFGITFLCTDRETKESLACKSISKRKLRTAVDIEDVRREVAIMSTLPEHPNIVKLRATYEDFENVHLVMELCEGGELFDRIVARGHYSERAAAHVARTIAEVVRMCHANGVMHRDLKPENFLFANKKENSVLKAIDFGLSVLFKPGERFSEIVGSPYYMAPEVLRRNYGPEVDVWSAGVILYILLCGVPPFWAETEQGVALAILRGVIDFKREPWPQISENAKSLVRQMLEPDPSKRLNAQQVLEHPWLQNAKKAPNVPLGDIVRARLKQFSVMNRFKKRALRVIAEHLSVEEVEVIRDMFALMDTDNDGKVTYEELRTGLRKVGSQLAEPEIKMLMEVADVDGNGVLDYGEFVAVTIHLQKMENDEHFRRAFMFFDKDGNGYIELDELREGLADEYGETDDDVLNDIMREVDTDKDGCISYEEFVAMMKAGTDWRKASRQYSRERFKSLSLNLMKDGSLHLHDALTGQSVAV, encoded by the exons ATGGGAAACTGTAACACCTGTGTAAGACCAGACACCACAACAGAAGACACCAACGAACACCAAAccagaaacaaaaaatcaaaaaaccacaaaaagtCAAATCCTTACTCAGAAGACTACCCCCACCACCAAACCACCACCAACAACCGATCATCACCGGCTCCGATCCGGGTCCTAAAGGACTCATCAGTCTCACTTAGCCACCGCCCTCGTATCTCTGACAAGTACATACTCGGCCGTGAACTGGGTCGTGGAGAATTCGGCATCACGTTCCTGTGTACGGACAGAGAGACTAAAGAATCATTAGCATGCAAGTCAATTTCGAAGAGGAAATTGAGGACTGCTGTGGACATAGAGGATGTTAGGAGAGAAGTGGCAATCATGTCTACTTTGCCTGAGCATCCAAATATTGTGAAATTGAGAGCTACTTATGAGGATTTTGAAAATGTGCATTTAGTTATGGAATTGTGTGAAGGAGGTGAGCTTTTCGATAGGATAGTGGCTAGAGGGCATTATAGTGAGAGAGCTGCGGCCCATGTGGCCAGAACCATTGCTGAAGTTGTTAGGATGTGTCATGCTAATGGGGTAATGCATAGAGATTTGAAGCctgagaattttttatttgctaataAGAAGGAGAATTCTGTTCTTAAGGCTATTGATTTCGGCTTGTCTGTGCTTTTTAAGCCAG GGGAGAGGTTTTCAGAGATAGTGGGCAGTCCATATTATATGGCGCCAGAGGTGTTGAGGAGGAATTATGGACCGGAGGTTGACGTATGGAGTGCCGGagttattctttatattttgttatgtgGGGTTCCTCCATTTTGGGCAG AGACTGAGCAGGGTGTTGCTCTTGCCATTTTGAGAGGGGTGATTGATTTTAAGAGGGAACCATGGCCTCAGATTTCAGAGAATGCTAAAAGTCTTGTTCGACAGATGTTGGAGCCAGATCCCAGTAAGCGCTTGAATGCTCAACAGGTTCTTG AACATCCCTGGTTACAAAATGCGAAGAAAGCTCCAAATGTCCCATTAGGAGATATTGTGAGGGCAAGGCTCAAGCAGTTCTCTGTGATGAATAGATTTAAGAAGAGAGCATTGCGG GTAATTGCGGAACACTTATCTGTTGAAGAGGTTGAAGTAATCAGAGATATGTTTGCTTTGATGGATACTGACAATGATGGTAAAGTAACATATGAGGAACTGAGGACTGGTCTTCGGAAGGTTGGTTCACAACTGGCTGAACCAGAGATAAAGATGCTGATGGAAGTG gcGGATGTTGATGGGAACGGAGTACTGGACTATGGAGAGTTTGTGGCAGTCACAATTCACTTGCAGAAGATGGAAAATGATGAGCATTTCCGCAGGGCATTCATGTTTTTTGACAAGGATGGTAATGGATATATTGAATTAGATGAGTTACGAGAGGGATTAGCAGATGAATATGGGGAAACTGATGATGATGTGCTGAATGACATCATGCGGGAAGTCGACACTGACAAG gatGGTTGTATTAGTTACGAGGAGTTTGTTGCAATGATGAAAGCTGGAACTGATTGGAGAAAGGCATCACGACAGTATTCAAGGGAGAGGTTCAAGAGTTTGAGCCTTAACCTGATGAAAGATGGTTCGTTGCATCTCCACGATGCGCTTACCGGTCAATCAGTTGCTGTCTAA
- the LOC7474845 gene encoding uncharacterized protein LOC7474845, with product MGVDYYNILKVNRNASEDDLRKSYKRLAMIWHPDKNPTAKRTEAEAKFKQISEAYDVLSDPQKRQIYDLYGEEGLKSGQCPPPSPSTSRHYFQRQHPNPSFRFKPRNAEDIYEELFGSESGGGGGNERGNYSRGHFRNNTNNSSSSSYFGNGGDMKKPNAIENLLPCSLEELYKGATKKMKICRNIFEGTGRVRTLEEILTIEIKPGWKKGTKITFPEKGNQEPGIIPADIVFVVDEKPHATYVRDGNDLVIKQEITLLEALTGKTFDLTTLDGRNIVLPLTDIVKPGVEVVVPNEGMPISKEPGKKGNLRVKIDVRYPSRLTSEQKFELRRVLGGVS from the exons ATGGGCGTAGATTACTATAACATACTGAAAGTGAACAGAAATGCAAGCGAGGATGATCTGAGGAAATCATATAAACGTTTAGCGATGATTTGGCATCCTGACAAGAACCCTACCGCTAAAAGAACCGAAGCCGAGgctaaatttaaacaaatctcCGAAGCCTACGATGTCCTCAGTGATCCGCAGAAGCGGCAGATCTACGATTTGTATGGTGAAGAGGGGTTGAAATCGGGGCAGTGTCCGCCGCCGTCTCCTTCGACGTCCAGGCATTATTTTCAGAGGCAGCACCCCAATCCGTCGTTCAGGTTCAAGCCGAGGAACGCGGAGGATATTTATGAGGAGTTGTTTGGATCGgagagtggtggtggtggtgggaaTGAGAGAGGGAATTATAGTAGAGGGCATTTTAggaataatactaataatagcagcagcagcagctactTTGGTAATGGAGGAGACATGAAAAAGCCGAATGCGATTGAGAATTTGCTGCCTTGTAGTTTGGAGGAGCTGTATAAAGGTGCTACGAAGAAGATGAAAATTTGCAGGAACATTTTTGAGGGTACTgg TAGGGTTCGGACTCTTGAAGAGATATTGACCATTGAGATAAAACCTGGTTGGAAGAAGGGCACAAAAATCACATTTCCTGAGAAGGGCAACCAAGAGCCTGGCATTATCCCTGCAGATATTGTTTTTGTGGTAGATGAAAAACCTCATGCTACTTATGTGAGGGATGGTAATGATCTGGTCATCAAACAGGAGATTACACTGCTGGAGGCTCTCACAGGCAAAACCTTCGACCTGACTACCCTAGATGGAAGGAATATCGTGCTTCCACTGACAGATATTGTCAAACCCGGTGTTGAAGTGGTTGTCCCAAATGAAGGAATGCCAATCTCTAAAGAACCTGGGAAGAAGGGAAATTTGAGAGTCAAGATTGATGTCAGGTACCCATCAAGGCTTACTTCAGAACAAAAATTCGAGCTAAGAAGGGTTTTGGGAGGAGTTTCATGA